The sequence CGTCGCCCGCAAGTTGGCCAGTTCACGCTCGGGCAAGGTAAAACTGACGGCAATCGGATCCAACTGGGAAATCGTCAGCATCGGCAACGCGGCAGGCTGGGCAAGGCTACCGGGATGCACATTGATGAGACCGATGCGTCCGCTGATGCTGGCGCGGATCAGGCTGTAATCGAGGACGACCCGGCTTGATTTGACCGCTGCCTGATCGGCAGCCAGCGTGCTGCGCAGCGCGTCAACTTTGCTGCGTGCGGTATCGACTACCGCCTGCGCGATGAAGTTTTTAGACAGTAATTCGAGGTTGCGGCTCAAGATCGCTTCCGCATCGGCAAGATCGACACGATCACGTGCCACCTGCGCCAGCGTCTTGTCGACACCGGATAACTCATTGCGCTGGTCCAGTGTGATCAGCAATTGTCCTGCACGTACTTCCTGGCCTTCCTGTACGTGGATTTCCCGCACGATATTTTGCACTTGCGGGCGCACATCGACCGTATTGATCGCTGTCACATAGCCATTGGCGAGCAAATTAATCGGCATTGCCTGCCGGGTGGCGATCGTCGTACGCACGACCTGAGTCATACTAACTTTCAGCTTCTTCGCGACAGGGTATTTCGCGGAATAAAAGAAATAACCTATTCCACACACGCCGATGACGACGATGCCAACCAGAATATTTTTCAAATTACGTTGCATGGAAAAATCACTAATGAGATTAAATGATCCGGATCGACAAGTGCGCGCTGCAGCCTTCTGTCATTAACAATAGGAACATCAGCGGGAATGCTTCAGGTCGAAAAATGAGTTACAGAAACGCCGCGCATTATTACGTACTTTTTGACTTGCCGCATCGCATGCATGGGTGATAAACCAGTCAGTTACCGCTATGACGCCCGCACTCACACGGAAACAGCTGAAATAAGAATAGGGCCAGTGTAAGCGCGCGATCGACGTTGAATTCGCGAGCGCTGAAAAGCCGGGATAGAGAGCGCACGACAATCAATATCTTCGCAACGAACAAATAAATCACTCTTTTTTGTGATTGATTAAACAACACATCGAATAGCAGTAGTGATTTTTTCAGGCAGCGACAATCAACAATGTGCAAAAACCAGAATGGATACGGAGTTTTTAACAGGCACGGGTCACGGCCAAAGTATTGCTGGAAAGCGCGTCGGAGTAATCAGGACGATTTGCGGGAAGCAGATTACAGACTGGTGCGTGTGAGTAAACTGAAAAACGCCTTATTGACACACACTATCTGCTCTGTGTATCAATAAGGCGTCCGGATTATTGCGCTGCAGTATTCCTAATACAGCAACTCATCATTACTTGATAATGAACGCATCCCGATCCTGCCCTGCAATCCAGCGTGGTGGCTTGCCACGACCGGACCATGTCGCACCGGAAACCGTATCACGGTACTTTGCAGCGACAGGCTCCTTCGCCTTACCGACTTTCTTTGCGCCCGTCAAACCAAGATCTGTCAAGGTAATCCCATAGTCGCGCATTTTTTCTTTGATATCGGCGATCGCATTAGCGATTTCACTCTGACGGGCATGAGCAGCTTGCTTTTGAAGATTTTCAATCTGAACAGTTAATTCTTTGTATGTTGACATGGTTGATTTCCGGTAAATTATAGAAAATGAAGCGAGCACGTAATTTTATTCTTCAACTCAGCGATGACGACTAACGACAAATGACAACGTTGTCGCTGTTGATCGCATCTTAAAAACTTGACTTGCTACTTTGCGATTCGTCGCGAATTGTATACCAATAACGATTAATTTATTCTACTCCGGTACCGATAATTTTCAGTCATCGACGAATAACGATCGCAATCATTTTCAAAAATTTGCAAAAAAAAACCACAGTTTATTTCTGCTCCTCAAATCCGGATTGGTTTGAATGTACAAACTACACAATGGGAATCACTGCTCAAAACGCCTCTTGATAATCAGAAATCTCAAAAATCCATGCGCCCATCTTCAAGAGATTTTCGATAAAAATTGAGGCCTCAATAATTCTAGTGCCCCATCAAGTCAGTTGGATATAACGCTGAACGCGGAGATGCTGAAATAGGTATGTCGTCGGTGCACTGATTCAGGAGCGAAAATGGCATCGCCCCCGGGAAGAGTCAGGACATCGCCATAGCAGAGCATAGGAAAAAATTTGACCGGCTCAAGCAACAGGAAGCATTCACTTCCGGGATGAAGGGAATAAGGGAATAAAGGAATAAGGGGATAAAGGGATAAAGGGATAAAGACAGCGGAAGATTGACAAGTACAGATAAAAAAAAGACCGGCTGTCAACCCGGAGGCTCGACAGATCGGTCGTTTTGCGAAATTCAAGAAGGCGAGCCTTGTCTACGGCACTTATGGATAATGACTGTGGCTGCTTCGTTCCCGACCTGACCAGGTTGGCCATGCCACAATGCGCAGGGGCCCGCCGCGGTGGAGTCTAACAGAAAGTCTTCTCCAAGGCTGGCATAAATATAACCCCGCCGTATCCGGAACCCCTCAAATTCCGAGCTGCCCCCAGATGCTATCAATGCGGGTCTTGACTTCGTCGCTCATGCTGATGGTGCTGCCCCACTCACGATCCGTCTCTCCAGCCCATTTATTGGTTGCATCAATGCCCATCTTGCTACCCAGTCCGCTCACCGGCGATGCGAAGTCAAGATAATCGATCGGCGTGTTGTCGACCAATGTCGTGTCACGTAACGGATCAACGCGGGTCGTAATTGCCCAGATCACTTCTTTCCAGTCGCGGATATCGACATCTTCATCCACCACAATGATGAACTTGGTGTACATGAATTGCCGCAAAAAGCTCCAGACGCCAAACATTACCCGCTTGGCATGTCCCGGATAGGATTTTTTCATCTGCACGATGGCCATCCGGTAACTGCATCCCTCTGGTGGAAGATAGAAATCAGTAATCTCGGTGAACTGCTTCTGTAACAGCGGGATGAATACTTCATTGAGTGCCACACCGAGGATCGCCGGTTCGTCCGGGGGTTTACCGGTGTAAGTCGAGTGGTAAATCGGATTGCGGCGCATCGTGATCCGGTCAATGGTCAGCACCGGGAACATATCCTGTTCGTTGTAATAGCCAGTGTGGTCTCCGTATGGGCCTTCCAGCGCATGCTCATATCCGGATGGGTGATCAGGATCTGCATATATATGCCCTTCCAGCACGATCTCGGCCGTTGCCGGCACGCGCAAGTCACTCCCGATTGCCTTGACCAGTTCGGTCCGGCTGCCACGCAGCAAACCGGCAAACTGATATTCGGACAGACTGTCCGGCACCGGTGTGACCGCGCCCAGTATCGTGGCCGGATCTGCACCCAGCGCGACACAGATCGGATAGGGCTGCCCCTTATTGACCTTCGCATGCTCGCGGAAATCGAGCGCACCGCCACGTTGTGCGAGCCAGCGCATGATGACCTTGTTACGCGAAAGCACCTGCTGGCGATAAATCCCCAGGTTCTGGCGCTTTTTATGCGGTCCCTTCGTAATCACCAGCCCCCAGGTAATCAGGGGAGCAATATCGCCCGGCCAGCAGTGCTGAATCGGCAGTTTGCCAAGATCGACCGCATCGCCTTCGAGCACGACGTCCTGACAGGCGGCAGACCGCAACTCCTTCGGCGCCATGTCCCACAGCGATTTCACCAGCGAAGTCAGACCCAGTAAATCCTTGAAGCCTTTCGGTGGCTCCGGCTCCTTCAGCATCGCCAGTACATGACCGATCTTGCGCAGTTCACTGACCTCTTCGGCCCCCATGCCAAGCGCGACCCGCCGCGGCGTGCCGAACAGATTGCCCAGCACCGGGATGGATTGTCCATCCACGTTCTCGAAAAGTAGTGCCGGACCGCCGGCGCGCAGCGTGCGATCACAGATTTCGGTGATCTCCAGATAGCTCGATACGGGAAAAGTGACACGCTTTAGCTCGCCAATCGATTCCAATTGCACAACAAAGTCCCTCAAATCCGAATATTTCATCTTTTTTGCACCGCCAGGCTGCGGGCCCTTCAATTTAAGGAATAAATACAAGTTGTTGATTTCATTCAACTAAGTTGCAACTCAATCATTTGCTAAAGATCAAACAGTAATCACTCTCCACATTATTAGTATTGACTCGATATAACACGGCACCTACAATCCGCGAACATTGAAGAGGATTGCATCTGGCGCGTTGATCGCCCACTGCAAAAAAAACCAAATCATTTCACGGGGTCGGGGCCCCAACCAGACATTTTAAGGAGTGTTTTCAAAAGGCGTCAGCCTTACCCCCGCAAAAAGTTGTCTGCTACTGCAGCGGTACCGAAAATGAGTATACCCTCAGCTCAACGCAGCAACTCCGGCGTCACCTGCCCGCTTCAAGCGGAGGGTGACGATGTATCTGATTCATGGCGCAGGGATGGACAGCGGCACGCCGCATTCCGAACCGTTTGCCGTGACGATTCAGGAGGTTCAATTGCTTAATCGATTTACCCGGGCGACGCACGCATGTGCGCGACATTTTCGTAATCATTCAACCAACATTAGTACCCTCGCCCGCGACACGCTGAGCGGGTTTTTCACCACTGCCCATCATGCCCTGATGATCTCGGGGATCGCTGCGCTGTGCACTTTGGCGCTGATGTTCTACCGCCCTGATCTCGTGCAACATCTGAAGTCCTTGACGCCGTCTGGCGTGCAGCAACCGGCCCAGCCGATCGCCGTGGTGGATGATGCTGCAATGCCAATGGATATGCCGAACATACCGTTCGGATCCCATGCCTATCTGCTTAATTCGACCAATCCGCAAATGCTTCCGGCGACGAACACCAAGCCAGCCACTGAAATGAAAGGCACGGAGCGTCAGCAGCAGTGGGTTTCCAACTGGATATCGAAACGTTACCGGGTAGCCAACGATGCGACGGCGATGCTGGTGTCAGCGGCCTACACCACCGCCAATGACCTCAAAATCGATCCCTTACTGATTCTTGCCGTCGTCGCCATCGAATCCGGATTCAATCCGTTTGCCGAAAGTGCCGTGGGTGCCCAGGGACTGATGCAAATTATGTCCAAGATTCATCATGAAAAATTCGAGGATCTTGGCGGCATCAAAGCGGCTCTCAATCCGGTTGCCAACATTCGTGTCGGTGCGTCGATCCTGAAGGACTACGTGTCGCGTGGCGGCTCCGTCGAGGCCGGACTGAAAATGTATGTCGGTGCTGCCGCCTTTGACCATGACGATGGCTATGGCTCGAAAGTACTTGCCGAGTACCAGCGACTGAAAACGGTCGCCAGTGGCAAAACCGTCTCCGTGTATGTCAGTTCAGCGATGGTCCATGACCAACCCAAGGTCACCAGTGGGGCAGTCGTTACGCCAAAGAGCAACAATGCCAAGGATGAGCAAGTCTCGGCATCGGAAGCAATGCATAAGTCGTCCATGCCGGAACAAGTCGCAGCGATGTAATCGCACCTGATCCGAAAAAAAGAGCCGCGAGGCTCTTTTTTATTTGGCGGGACTTTGTCTCAGGCGACGTGTCGTCGTCCCTCAAAAAACACCTTCAGGCGTCTAACCGCCTCTTCCAGATTTGCCATCGACGTGGCATACGACACCCGGATGTACTGATGCGCCGTGGAGGGACCGAAGTCCAGCCCGGGCACCAGCACGACGCCCGCTTCGTTCAATATGTCTATCGTCAACTGATCGGCATCATCCGAGAAGGCGCGGCAATCGGCATAAACATAAAACGCACCGTCCGGCACCACGGGCACGACAAAGCCCAGCGCGCGCAGCGCTGGCACGATGTAATCGCGACGGCGGCGAAACTCTGCCTTGCGCTCTTCGTAAAGCGCCAGCGATTCGGCTTCGAAACATCCCACGGCGGCATGCTGGGCAATCGTCGACGCACAAATGAACAGGTTTTGTGCGAGCTTTTCGACGTGCGGCACCAGTGACGGTGGTACCACCAGCCAACCCAGGCGCCATCCGGTCATGTTGAAATATTTCGAAAAACTGTTGATGACAATGATGTCATCGCCCAGCGACAAGGCAGAAAATGGTGCTTCGTCGTAGGTCAGTCCCTGATAAATCTCATCAACAATCGTGTAACCCTGCTTCTCGCGGACGGTGGCCACGATACGGCGCAATTCGCCCTGCGCAATCGAGGTACCGGTAGGATTCGATGGGGACGCGAGCAGCACGCCTCTGGTCGCATCGCCCCAGTGCGCGCGAACGACGTCATCCGATAACTGGAAACGCTGTTCGGGACCACATGGCACCATCGTGGCCTCTCCTTCAAATGCCGCCACGAAATGCCGGTTGCAAGGATAAGAAGGATCCGGCATCAACACCTTGGTGCCCGGCTCGACCAGCGTCGCACACGCCAGCAGTAATGCTGCCGAGGCACCTGCCGTGATGATGATGCGCTCCGGGTCGATCTCCAGCCCGTACACCTGCGCATAGTGCGTCGAGATCGCCTGACGCAACGCCAGCAGGCCCTTGGCGGACGTGTATTGCATCTTGCCGTCGCTCATGGCGCGCGTCGCTGCGGCAATCACTGCCGGTGCGGCAGTAAAGTCAGGCTCGCCGATTCCCATGTGGATAATCGAACGCCCCTGCTGCTCCAGCACCGTCGCCATCTTGATCAGCTCCATCACGTGGAACGGAGCGATGTGGTCAACCCGACCGGCCAGATTTTCCAGCGAAAAAGCCGACTGCGCGGGCGTCGGCATCAAGGCTGCCGTGACGCGGCAATTTCCACTTCACGTGCCTTGGCAGCAAACTTGTCCAGCACGCCGTTGACATATTTGTGGCCATCGATACCGCCAAACGATTTAGCCAGTTCGACCGATTCGTTGATGATGACTTTGTACGGTATCTCGATATGGTTCTTCAGCTCGTAGGCACCGATGAGCAGAATGGCATGTTCGATCGGTGACAGCTGGTTTAGTGGCCGGTCGATCAGCGGCAATAAGTCGGCACGCAGCGCGCCGGCTTGCTTGATCGTGCCGTACAGCAAAGCATCGAAATGTACCGCATCAGCCTTATCGAACCCATGCGCCTCGCGCAAATGGGCTTCGATGACGCCGGCATCTTCATTGTTCAGCAGCCACTGGTAAAGACCTTGCAGTGCGAATTCACGCGAACGGTGTCGGGGAGTGCGACTCTTGTTCGGATTCGCGTGGAGCTCTTTTTTCGGGATCATGATAGTCAGACTGCGTTGCCGTAGATAACCTCAGGCACGCGTAGTGGAACGGAAAACCGCACACGGCAGGTTATCGCCGTGCACGGTTGCAATAATTATTCTTCGTCGACTGCTTCGGACAACTCGTCGAGCGCCAGCACCAGGTTGGCCATCTCCACGGCGACACGCGCTGCGTCGGCGCCTTTTTCACCCATCCGCACCAGTGCCTGCCCGTCGTTTTCGGTCGTCAGGATGGCATTGGCTACGGGTGTGCCGAAATCAAGGCCGACACGGCTAATGCCTGCACCGGACTCGTTCGAGACCAGCTCGAAGTGGTAGGTCTCGCCACGGATGACGGCTCCGAGCGCGATCAGCGCATCGAATTGCATGGTTTCTGCCATCTTCTGCAATGCCAGTGGAATTTCCAGTGCGCCAGGTACGGTCAAGCGGAAGATGTCTTCATTGGCCACGCCAAGGCGGCTCAGCTCGGCCAGGCAGGATGCCAGTAATCCATCGCCGATAACGGCATTGAAACGCGCCTGCACGATACCGATGCGCAAGCCTTCGCCATCAAGATTGGTTTCGTAAGTTCCTACTGTCATGATGATTCCTTTATCAACGGGTGTTCGGATAGCCTGTGGAAGCAACGCGGCTCAATCCTTTGGACTGCTGCGGTAGCCGACGACTTCGAGATCAAAGCCGGTCATGGAGGGCATTTTTCGCGGATTGGCCAGCAAGCGCATTTTGCCGACGCCGATATCCTTGAGGATTTGCGCGCCAATGCCGTAAGTCCGCAAATCCATGCTTGCCGCGCGCGATGGTGGCCGGCTTTCCGGCGTGAGCAAGGCGCTGAACTGGGCGAACAGCTGGTCGGCCGCCTCTTCGCAATTGAGCAGCACCACGACGCCACGTTCGGCTGCCTTGACCGCTGCCAGGGCCGACGCCATGCTCCAGGAATGCGTCGTCGAACTCGATTCCAGCATATCCAACATGGATACCGGCTGATGCACCCGCACCAGCGCTTCGATGTCTGCCGCTATCTCGCCGTGGACCAGCGCCATATGCGCACCACCGCTAGGCTTGTCGCGGTAAATGATCGCCTGGAAATCACCATGAACGGTCTGCATCGTACGCTCGGCAATCCGCTCGACGATACTTTCATTCTGGCTACGGTAGTGGATCAGGTCGGCGATGGTACCGATTTTAAGATTGTGTACCTGCGCGAACTCAAACAGGTCGGGCAGGCGCGCCATCGTGCCGTCGTCATTCATGATTTCGCAGATCACGGCAGCCGGTGTCAGGTTGGCCAGTTCGCAAAAATCACAGCCGGCTTCGGTATGGCCGGCGCGCATCAGCACACCGCCCTTTTGGGCCTTCAGTGGAAATACATGACCGGGCTGGACGATATCGGACGGCTTGGCATGTTTGGCAACGGCAACCTGGATGGTGCGCGCGCGGTCTGCCGCCGAGATGCCGGTTGTGACGCCTTCGGCGGCTTCGATCGAAACCGTGAAATTAGTGCCATAAGAGGTGCCATTGCGGGTGGTCATCATCGACAGATTGAGGCGTTCGCAACGCTCTTCGGTCAGTGTCAGGCAGATCAGGCCGCGACCAAATTTTGCCATGAA comes from Actimicrobium sp. CCC2.4 and encodes:
- a CDS encoding efflux RND transporter periplasmic adaptor subunit; this translates as MTQVVRTTIATRQAMPINLLANGYVTAINTVDVRPQVQNIVREIHVQEGQEVRAGQLLITLDQRNELSGVDKTLAQVARDRVDLADAEAILSRNLELLSKNFIAQAVVDTARSKVDALRSTLAADQAAVKSSRVVLDYSLIRASISGRIGLINVHPGSLAQPAALPMLTISQLDPIAVSFTLPERELANLRATYPQGDAPVIAQVAGTEGGTGRLIFIDNAADVQTGTIRMKARFSNADRRMWPGTFVSVRLVSRTLPGAIVVPAQAIVTGPVDKFIYVMQPDNTVTMQVVVVVAIEDGKAAVTGIEAGARVVVEGAQNLRPGMTVKEVQAAAGGGGTGTTAPRAP
- a CDS encoding H-NS histone family protein — translated: MSTYKELTVQIENLQKQAAHARQSEIANAIADIKEKMRDYGITLTDLGLTGAKKVGKAKEPVAAKYRDTVSGATWSGRGKPPRWIAGQDRDAFIIK
- the ubiD gene encoding 4-hydroxy-3-polyprenylbenzoate decarboxylase; translated protein: MKYSDLRDFVVQLESIGELKRVTFPVSSYLEITEICDRTLRAGGPALLFENVDGQSIPVLGNLFGTPRRVALGMGAEEVSELRKIGHVLAMLKEPEPPKGFKDLLGLTSLVKSLWDMAPKELRSAACQDVVLEGDAVDLGKLPIQHCWPGDIAPLITWGLVITKGPHKKRQNLGIYRQQVLSRNKVIMRWLAQRGGALDFREHAKVNKGQPYPICVALGADPATILGAVTPVPDSLSEYQFAGLLRGSRTELVKAIGSDLRVPATAEIVLEGHIYADPDHPSGYEHALEGPYGDHTGYYNEQDMFPVLTIDRITMRRNPIYHSTYTGKPPDEPAILGVALNEVFIPLLQKQFTEITDFYLPPEGCSYRMAIVQMKKSYPGHAKRVMFGVWSFLRQFMYTKFIIVVDEDVDIRDWKEVIWAITTRVDPLRDTTLVDNTPIDYLDFASPVSGLGSKMGIDATNKWAGETDREWGSTISMSDEVKTRIDSIWGQLGI
- a CDS encoding transglycosylase SLT domain-containing protein, which gives rise to MYLIHGAGMDSGTPHSEPFAVTIQEVQLLNRFTRATHACARHFRNHSTNISTLARDTLSGFFTTAHHALMISGIAALCTLALMFYRPDLVQHLKSLTPSGVQQPAQPIAVVDDAAMPMDMPNIPFGSHAYLLNSTNPQMLPATNTKPATEMKGTERQQQWVSNWISKRYRVANDATAMLVSAAYTTANDLKIDPLLILAVVAIESGFNPFAESAVGAQGLMQIMSKIHHEKFEDLGGIKAALNPVANIRVGASILKDYVSRGGSVEAGLKMYVGAAAFDHDDGYGSKVLAEYQRLKTVASGKTVSVYVSSAMVHDQPKVTSGAVVTPKSNNAKDEQVSASEAMHKSSMPEQVAAM
- a CDS encoding pyridoxal phosphate-dependent aminotransferase gives rise to the protein MPTPAQSAFSLENLAGRVDHIAPFHVMELIKMATVLEQQGRSIIHMGIGEPDFTAAPAVIAAATRAMSDGKMQYTSAKGLLALRQAISTHYAQVYGLEIDPERIIITAGASAALLLACATLVEPGTKVLMPDPSYPCNRHFVAAFEGEATMVPCGPEQRFQLSDDVVRAHWGDATRGVLLASPSNPTGTSIAQGELRRIVATVREKQGYTIVDEIYQGLTYDEAPFSALSLGDDIIVINSFSKYFNMTGWRLGWLVVPPSLVPHVEKLAQNLFICASTIAQHAAVGCFEAESLALYEERKAEFRRRRDYIVPALRALGFVVPVVPDGAFYVYADCRAFSDDADQLTIDILNEAGVVLVPGLDFGPSTAHQYIRVSYATSMANLEEAVRRLKVFFEGRRHVA
- the nusB gene encoding transcription antitermination factor NusB, translating into MIPKKELHANPNKSRTPRHRSREFALQGLYQWLLNNEDAGVIEAHLREAHGFDKADAVHFDALLYGTIKQAGALRADLLPLIDRPLNQLSPIEHAILLIGAYELKNHIEIPYKVIINESVELAKSFGGIDGHKYVNGVLDKFAAKAREVEIAASRQP
- the ribH gene encoding 6,7-dimethyl-8-ribityllumazine synthase — encoded protein: MTVGTYETNLDGEGLRIGIVQARFNAVIGDGLLASCLAELSRLGVANEDIFRLTVPGALEIPLALQKMAETMQFDALIALGAVIRGETYHFELVSNESGAGISRVGLDFGTPVANAILTTENDGQALVRMGEKGADAARVAVEMANLVLALDELSEAVDEE
- the ribBA gene encoding bifunctional 3,4-dihydroxy-2-butanone-4-phosphate synthase/GTP cyclohydrolase II translates to MSIATTQEIVTELRAGRMVILVDEEDRENEGDLVMAAEFVTAEAVNFMAKFGRGLICLTLTEERCERLNLSMMTTRNGTSYGTNFTVSIEAAEGVTTGISAADRARTIQVAVAKHAKPSDIVQPGHVFPLKAQKGGVLMRAGHTEAGCDFCELANLTPAAVICEIMNDDGTMARLPDLFEFAQVHNLKIGTIADLIHYRSQNESIVERIAERTMQTVHGDFQAIIYRDKPSGGAHMALVHGEIAADIEALVRVHQPVSMLDMLESSSTTHSWSMASALAAVKAAERGVVVLLNCEEAADQLFAQFSALLTPESRPPSRAASMDLRTYGIGAQILKDIGVGKMRLLANPRKMPSMTGFDLEVVGYRSSPKD